The genomic stretch GGCAAATGCGGCCCGCGACTCGTCCGATGCGAAGAAGTAGGCTTTATCCTTGTAGCCGAGTACCGGCGCGGTAGCTTTGTCGACCACTTGTCCGCTGACGGGATCATGTGCCTTGGAATACTTCTCCGGTTCTTTCTTGAACGTGTTGGCGCACATCGGGCAGCAGAGGTAATAGGTCTTGCCCTCAAACTCGTAGGGCGTACCGGCCTTCGGTTCCACCTCGTCCTGAAGCATGCACACCTTGGAACGTTCGACTTCTTGCGTCGCCGGCCCCGCCATCGCCGCGGTGGCGCTGATCAGCAGGCAGAACATGAACACGTGAATGCCGCTCCACTTCCGACTCTTCATAAACTCCCTCCTCTCGCAGCTGCCGACTCGCCCGCATGAACCTCCGCTCGACTACGCCAGCGCGGAGGGCTCGTCTCTTCGACGGCACTCGCGAACTTGGCGGCGTGGAGGCTGGCAGTCCACAAGAGCTAATTGCCAGAAACGAAGGGCTTTACAAGCCCGTTGAGCCACGCGCCAGCTGTGCGACATCTCGAACGCACAACGGCACGGCGGGCGGGTGGGCTCCTTGATCACGTCCGTTACCCTCAGGCACCGGTCGGTGCTAGACATAAGCCATGCTGCCCCGACCGGTAAATGTTGCCATCCACTGGAGCGTCGCTCTAGTCATCGCCTTCGTTGGCGTGGCTTGCGGGCTACGGCCCGCGGCGCCGCCCGCAGCGTGGGTTGGGGACGAGGTCATGAACTACCACCGCATCGAGAATGGACTGGCCACGGCCAACGTCATCACCGTTGCCGCACTACCAAAGCTTTT from Candidatus Binatia bacterium encodes the following:
- a CDS encoding TRASH domain-containing protein, which encodes MKSRKWSGIHVFMFCLLISATAAMAGPATQEVERSKVCMLQDEVEPKAGTPYEFEGKTYYLCCPMCANTFKKEPEKYSKAHDPVSGQVVDKATAPVLGYKDKAYFFASDESRAAFA